Proteins from one Rosa chinensis cultivar Old Blush chromosome 7, RchiOBHm-V2, whole genome shotgun sequence genomic window:
- the LOC112175942 gene encoding protein ECERIFERUM 2, giving the protein MEAAPTKNVHRLKSSMRLSSVAPGTVTGRKVHELTNVDLAMKLHYIKGVYFFNSDAVGGLTVFDLKKPMVVHLLPLYFVASGRIRRSETGRPFITCNDGGVRIVEARCDETVDEWLAMAVEDDSTFDGLAYNQALGETGLDFSPLVFIQFTWFKCGGMSVGISWANVLGDAFSASTFINMWGKTMAGYVPHKSLHVPDWPAKSKLPLSVLPKVTPNALKRVDSVGDLWLTPNNCKMKTHSFHVPEAKINHFLSVQKSKVSVFEVLSAIIWKTLSKIKENPKDTRMVTLCTNKFSEREFESPSNRMVWSTVKADFWVAEAEVSELVELILNKKEDENGMIEEMMGNTETGEKSSDFIAYGANLTFVNLEQIEIYGLELKGQQPVYANYSIIGVGDEGVVLVLPGPKCGKEGEGVNGDRSVTVVMPENQLAQLKVELKSNWSIT; this is encoded by the exons atggagGCAGCACCAACCAAGAACGTCCACCGCCTCAAGTCCAGCATGAGACTGTCGTCCGTCGCCCCGGGAACGGTGACCGGTCGGAAGGTCCATGAGCTGACCAACGTGGACTTGGCAATGAAGCTACACTACATCAAAGGGGTCTACTTTTTCAACAGTGATGCAGTCGGGGGGCTTACGGTGTTTGACTTGAAGAAGCCTATGGTCGTCCATTTGCTCCCACTCTACTTCGTTGCCTCTGGGAGAATCCGAAGATCCGAAACGGGCCGGCCTTTCATCACGTGTAACGACGGCGGTGTTAGAATTGTGGAGGCTCGTTGTGACGAAACGGTCGATGAATGGTTGGCCATGGCTGTGGAGGATGATTCTACTTTTGATGGTCTTGCTTATAATCAAGCACTTGGTGAAACTGGTCTTGATTTCTCTCCTTTGGTCTTTATACAG TTCACTTGGTTTAAATGTGGAGGAATGTCAGTGGGAATTAGCTGGGCAAATGTTCTTGGAGATGCATTTTCAGCCTCAACCTTCATCAACATGTGGGGGAAGACCATGGCAGGTTACGTGCCACACAAGTCTTTGCACGTTCCAGACTGGCCTGCAAAATCTAAGCTCCCACTTTCAGTACTTCCCAAGGTAACACCAAATGCTCTTAAAAGGGTTGATTCAGTTGGCGATTTATGGCTCACACCCAACAACTGCAAGATGAAGACACATTCTTTTCATGTTCCTGAAGCGAAAATTAACCATTTTCTCTCAGTCCAAAAATCCAAGGTCTCAGTTTTTGAAGTACTCTCTGCAATCATATGGAAAACCTTATCCAAGATCAAGGAAAACCCAAAGGACACGAGGATGGTGACTCTTTGTACAAACAAATTCAGTGAAAGAGAATTTGAGTCTCCAAGTAATAGGATGGTGTGGAGCACAGTTAAAGCAGATTTTTGGGTGGCAGAAGCTGAGGTTTCAGAATTGGTAGAGCTCATTTTGAACAAAAAGGAAGATGAAAATGGCATGATTGAAGAGATGATGGGGAATACTGAGACTGGGGAAAAATCTTCAGACTTTATAGCATATGGGGCAAATTTGACATTTGTGAATTTGGAACAAATAGAGATTTATGGTCTTGAATTGAAGGGGCAACAACCAGTTTATGCAAATTATTCCATTATTGGGGTTGGTGATGAAGGAGTTGTCTTAGTGCTTCCAGGGCCAAAATGTGGTAAAGAGGGAGAAGGTGTTAATGGTGATCGATCTGTGACTGTGGTTATGCCTGAAAATCAATTGGCACAGCTGAAAGTTGAGCTCAAAAGCAATTGGAGCATTACTTGA